Proteins from one Candidatus Saccharimonadales bacterium genomic window:
- the rpsN gene encoding 30S ribosomal protein S14 — MAKKSAVARDEKRKKMILKFAAKRAELKELGDLEGLQKLPLNSSPSRWKNRDILHGRPRGYMRRFGLNRINFREKASKGEIPGITKSSW, encoded by the coding sequence ATGGCTAAGAAATCTGCCGTCGCACGAGACGAAAAACGCAAGAAAATGATTTTGAAGTTTGCAGCTAAGCGTGCTGAACTCAAAGAACTAGGTGACCTAGAAGGTCTTCAGAAATTACCACTCAACAGCAGTCCAAGTCGCTGGAAGAACCGTGATATTCTTCACGGTCGACCACGTGGCTACATGCGTCGTTTTGGTCTGAATCGTATAAACTTCCGTGAAAAAGCCTCAAAGGGCGAAATTCCGGGTATTACTAAGAGTAGTTGGTAG
- the rpsH gene encoding 30S ribosomal protein S8 — MSLQSTDPIADLLTRIRNAVMVGKNEVRVPASKLKLVVATQLKKNKYLTDVKVEAGKPRDTIVITINKTGENSTINEITRLSKPGRRVYVAADDIPRVKSGRGLVLISTSKGVITGHEARKLRLGGELLLKVY; from the coding sequence ATGTCATTACAATCAACTGACCCCATCGCTGACCTACTGACTCGCATTCGTAATGCAGTCATGGTTGGTAAAAATGAAGTACGTGTTCCAGCAAGTAAGTTAAAGCTTGTTGTTGCGACGCAGCTTAAAAAGAATAAGTACCTGACAGACGTTAAAGTCGAAGCAGGAAAACCACGAGACACTATAGTTATTACTATCAATAAAACTGGCGAGAACTCAACAATCAATGAAATCACACGACTTAGCAAACCAGGTCGCCGTGTATATGTTGCTGCTGATGATATCCCACGTGTAAAAAGTGGTCGTGGACTTGTCCTCATTAGCACAAGCAAAGGCGTAATCACTGGTCACGAAGCGCGCAAATTGCGTCTTGGTGGTGAATTACTACTAAAGGTATACTAG
- the rplF gene encoding 50S ribosomal protein L6 produces MSRIGKLPIDVPAGVTITVDSDVISVKGPKGELTVPHLSDVTVTLDGTQATVTRKDDERIAKAQHGLQRALLNNAVDGVTKGFEKKLEVNGVGFRINGGGQAIEMTLGFSHPVKYTAPTGILLTVEKMSITVSGIDKQAVGQVAAEIRSLKKPEPYKGKGIKYADEVVLRKAGKTGK; encoded by the coding sequence ATGAGTCGAATCGGAAAACTACCCATTGACGTACCAGCCGGTGTGACAATCACGGTTGACTCAGATGTTATTTCAGTCAAAGGCCCTAAAGGCGAATTGACTGTTCCACATCTGAGCGACGTGACGGTTACCCTAGATGGTACACAAGCGACCGTTACTCGTAAAGATGACGAGCGTATTGCTAAAGCTCAACATGGTCTACAGCGTGCATTACTAAACAATGCAGTAGATGGTGTTACAAAAGGCTTTGAGAAAAAACTTGAAGTAAACGGTGTCGGTTTCCGTATTAACGGTGGTGGCCAAGCAATTGAAATGACACTTGGATTTTCACACCCAGTTAAATACACTGCGCCTACAGGTATTCTACTTACTGTCGAAAAAATGAGCATCACTGTATCAGGTATCGACAAACAAGCAGTAGGCCAAGTCGCAGCAGAAATCCGTTCACTAAAGAAACCTGAACCATACAAAGGTAAAGGTATTAAATATGCTGACGAAGTTGTACTTCGAAAAGCAGGAAAGACAGGTAAGTAG
- the rplR gene encoding 50S ribosomal protein L18 produces the protein MNQLAKKLLNKSLRKNRVRAKVNGTAERPRLTVTISTKHVSAQLIDDVAQQTLAASTTVGTKQTGSLSEQASFVGTDIAKKAKKAKITTVVFDRNGRQYAGRLHALADAARKEGLEF, from the coding sequence ATGAATCAACTCGCTAAAAAACTGCTGAATAAATCGCTTCGTAAAAACCGTGTTCGCGCTAAAGTGAACGGTACTGCAGAGCGTCCTCGTCTAACTGTCACTATTAGTACAAAACACGTCAGTGCACAGCTTATCGATGATGTTGCACAGCAAACACTTGCAGCTAGTACAACTGTAGGTACAAAGCAAACAGGTTCACTAAGTGAGCAAGCATCATTTGTTGGTACTGATATCGCTAAAAAAGCTAAAAAAGCTAAGATTACGACAGTCGTCTTTGATCGCAATGGCCGCCAGTACGCTGGTCGCCTACATGCGCTCGCTGATGCGGCTCGTAAGGAAGGTCTGGAATTTTAA
- the rpsE gene encoding 30S ribosomal protein S5, producing the protein MAEQQTTAAPARAPRPPRRDNRRDQTPAEPKQFEELVINIDRVARVVKGGRRFRFKALVVVGDRKNKVGVGVAKGADVQSAIAKATDVAKKHLITVPIKNETIPHDVEIRFSGAQVLLKPAAPGTGIIAGGVVRSIIGVTGIRNMLSKSLGSTNKVNIAYATIDALKSLVPRDEWLNAPKKKVVAKKAAADTSDEAAAEEKK; encoded by the coding sequence ATGGCTGAACAACAAACTACTGCTGCTCCAGCTCGTGCACCACGTCCTCCTCGCCGAGATAACCGCCGAGATCAGACGCCTGCAGAACCTAAGCAGTTTGAAGAACTAGTTATTAATATTGATCGTGTAGCACGTGTTGTAAAAGGTGGACGTCGTTTCCGCTTTAAAGCACTTGTCGTTGTGGGTGACCGCAAAAACAAAGTTGGTGTTGGTGTTGCTAAGGGTGCTGATGTTCAATCAGCTATCGCAAAAGCAACTGATGTTGCTAAAAAACACCTCATTACCGTTCCAATTAAAAATGAAACTATTCCACACGATGTTGAAATACGATTCAGTGGTGCACAGGTGCTACTAAAGCCAGCTGCACCAGGTACTGGTATTATCGCTGGTGGTGTCGTTCGTTCGATTATCGGTGTAACCGGTATCCGAAACATGCTAAGTAAATCACTTGGTTCAACGAATAAAGTGAACATTGCTTATGCAACAATTGATGCACTAAAATCACTTGTCCCACGTGATGAGTGGCTAAATGCACCTAAGAAAAAAGTTGTTGCTAAAAAAGCTGCCGCAGATACTTCAGATGAAGCAGCTGCCGAGGAGAAAAAGTAA
- the rplO gene encoding 50S ribosomal protein L15, giving the protein MKYHELQITPIKNKKRVGRGIAAGQGKTAGRGTKGQGARTGKKLPTMFQGGQRPLVQAVPKARGFKSKRTPAQVVYLDHLNAFKGKTVDNALLFAEGLIATPFQAVKVIVRGELTEKVTLHVSGASKTVQAAIVKAGGTYVKTATPLKKSTKEAEKEDK; this is encoded by the coding sequence ATGAAATATCACGAACTACAAATTACTCCAATTAAAAACAAGAAGCGCGTTGGTCGTGGTATTGCGGCTGGTCAGGGTAAAACTGCCGGTCGTGGTACTAAGGGTCAAGGTGCACGTACAGGTAAGAAATTGCCGACTATGTTCCAGGGTGGTCAGCGACCACTTGTCCAGGCGGTGCCAAAAGCTCGTGGCTTTAAAAGTAAACGAACCCCGGCTCAGGTTGTCTATCTTGATCACCTAAACGCGTTCAAAGGCAAAACTGTCGACAATGCGCTGCTATTTGCTGAAGGTTTGATTGCGACACCTTTCCAAGCAGTGAAGGTCATCGTTCGCGGTGAACTTACCGAAAAGGTGACATTACACGTTAGTGGCGCAAGTAAAACCGTTCAAGCTGCTATCGTAAAAGCAGGTGGTACGTATGTAAAAACTGCGACACCACTCAAGAAAAGTACGAAAGAAGCAGAAAAAGAAGACAAATAA
- the secY gene encoding preprotein translocase subunit SecY gives MNWKTIFRSFKNKDMQKRLVIVIGIIIAYRFLAHIPVPLAEPTKLKAVIDSVVSGSDFGGFLNLLSGGALASFSIVLVGMSPFITASIITQLLTKAIPKLEELHKDGESGRRKINQWTRMISVPLAIVQSIAFIYILRQTTLAGNTTALGDPTAIEWIVAVGAMTAGSVLLMWLGELITEQGIGNGISLVIFAGIISQLPTTLSTIITSLFDTSSGGLSVFGWFTVPVNPLAFYVTLGVALVSLMVLYILVKINEAQRIITINYAKRVQGNSSYGGVKSILPVKLIAAGVIPVIFAVAFLSLPAFAGQVIKATGNANYLGLANNLITWFQAPQPGAFTGDTLSALIYPASYFVLVILFTYFYTGIVFNANEIAENLQKQGGFVEGVRPGIQTEKYLSQTVNRLVLFGSIMLGIIAVMPFGAEYIFAQLGINASNLAIGGTGLLIVVSVGLESLRQINSRALMVTYDDYK, from the coding sequence GTGAACTGGAAAACCATCTTTCGATCATTCAAGAATAAAGACATGCAAAAACGTCTTGTTATTGTCATTGGAATCATTATAGCCTATCGCTTCTTAGCGCACATTCCTGTGCCACTTGCAGAACCGACGAAACTAAAAGCTGTTATCGATAGTGTCGTAAGTGGTAGTGATTTTGGTGGTTTCTTGAACCTTCTTTCAGGTGGAGCACTCGCAAGTTTCTCTATAGTACTTGTTGGTATGAGTCCTTTTATTACAGCTTCAATTATTACGCAGCTTCTTACAAAAGCAATTCCAAAACTTGAAGAGCTTCATAAAGATGGTGAATCTGGTCGCCGTAAGATTAACCAATGGACACGTATGATAAGTGTTCCGCTCGCTATCGTACAGTCAATTGCTTTTATATATATTCTTCGTCAGACGACGCTTGCGGGGAATACGACAGCCCTAGGTGACCCAACTGCTATTGAGTGGATTGTTGCCGTCGGTGCGATGACAGCAGGATCTGTCCTTCTTATGTGGCTCGGTGAGCTCATTACTGAACAGGGAATTGGTAACGGTATCAGTCTTGTAATCTTTGCCGGTATTATTAGTCAACTCCCAACGACTCTATCAACTATTATCACTTCACTCTTTGACACAAGTAGCGGCGGGCTGAGCGTATTTGGATGGTTTACTGTACCAGTCAATCCATTGGCCTTTTATGTGACCCTGGGAGTGGCTCTGGTGTCATTAATGGTTCTGTATATACTCGTCAAAATAAATGAAGCACAGCGCATTATAACTATCAATTACGCAAAACGTGTTCAAGGCAATAGTAGTTACGGTGGCGTTAAGAGCATCCTACCAGTAAAACTTATTGCTGCGGGTGTTATTCCAGTTATCTTTGCAGTTGCATTCTTATCGCTTCCAGCATTCGCAGGGCAAGTGATAAAAGCGACAGGTAACGCAAACTACCTTGGACTTGCAAATAATCTTATCACTTGGTTCCAAGCGCCACAGCCAGGTGCATTTACAGGAGACACTCTCAGCGCACTTATCTATCCAGCAAGTTACTTCGTTCTCGTTATATTGTTTACCTACTTCTATACAGGTATTGTATTTAACGCAAACGAGATTGCAGAGAACCTTCAGAAACAAGGTGGATTTGTTGAAGGAGTGCGTCCAGGCATACAAACCGAGAAGTATCTTTCACAAACCGTAAATCGACTTGTTCTTTTCGGTTCAATCATGCTAGGTATTATTGCTGTCATGCCGTTTGGTGCTGAATACATCTTTGCGCAGCTAGGTATCAATGCGAGTAACCTTGCTATTGGTGGTACTGGACTTCTCATCGTTGTATCAGTTGGTCTTGAATCACTACGTCAGATCAATTCACGCGCCCTCATGGTCACATACGACGATTACAAATAG
- the infA gene encoding translation initiation factor IF-1, which yields MANQKEVIKLQGKVVEALPNTQFKVELENGHSIIAHISGKMRKHYIRLVPGDKVEVELTPYDLTKGRISFRMRD from the coding sequence ATGGCTAATCAAAAGGAAGTAATTAAATTGCAAGGTAAGGTGGTGGAAGCACTGCCTAATACTCAATTTAAAGTCGAACTAGAGAATGGTCATAGTATTATTGCCCATATTTCAGGTAAAATGCGAAAGCATTATATCCGACTTGTTCCCGGCGATAAGGTGGAAGTTGAGTTGACCCCTTACGATCTTACTAAGGGCAGAATCAGCTTTCGCATGAGAGATTAA
- the rpmJ gene encoding 50S ribosomal protein L36, with protein MKVRASVKKISPDDQLVRRKGVLRIINKKKPKNKQRQG; from the coding sequence ATGAAAGTTCGTGCAAGTGTAAAAAAAATCAGTCCCGATGATCAGTTAGTTCGCCGTAAAGGTGTCCTCCGCATCATCAATAAGAAAAAACCTAAGAATAAGCAAAGGCAGGGTTAA
- the rpsM gene encoding 30S ribosomal protein S13 codes for MARIAGVVIPSEKQVQIALTYVYGIGPHFASTILAAAKVEPTTRVKDLTEAEEQRLREIIDADYTVEGDLQRQVTNNIKRLKDVGSYRGLRHKSGLPVHGQRTRTNARTRKGKAIAVGGTQKKAASKT; via the coding sequence ATGGCTCGAATTGCAGGGGTAGTAATCCCTTCAGAAAAGCAAGTGCAGATCGCGTTGACATATGTCTACGGTATCGGTCCACACTTCGCATCGACCATCCTTGCGGCGGCAAAAGTTGAGCCGACCACTCGGGTGAAAGATCTCACCGAGGCTGAAGAACAACGACTTCGCGAAATAATCGATGCAGATTATACCGTGGAAGGCGACTTACAGCGTCAGGTAACAAATAATATCAAGCGCCTTAAAGATGTTGGCTCGTACCGGGGACTCCGCCATAAAAGCGGACTTCCAGTACACGGACAGCGTACTCGAACGAATGCACGAACTCGTAAGGGTAAAGCTATCGCAGTCGGCGGCACACAAAAGAAAGCAGCGTCTAAGACGTAG
- the rpsK gene encoding 30S ribosomal protein S11 encodes MAEATKTTTRKKQRRSVPSGQLHIQATFNNTIVTFTDKKGNVLASSSAGACGFRGSKKGTAYASQVAAEKAAENVKSLHNMSAVDVFVKGVGLGRDAAIRAMSSFEISVDSIKDVTGVPHGGVRPRKARRA; translated from the coding sequence ATGGCTGAAGCAACTAAAACGACAACTCGTAAAAAGCAGCGCCGATCAGTTCCTTCTGGTCAGCTGCACATTCAGGCAACGTTCAATAATACTATTGTGACGTTTACTGATAAAAAAGGTAATGTACTTGCCAGCAGTAGTGCTGGTGCATGTGGATTCCGTGGAAGCAAAAAAGGCACAGCCTACGCTTCACAGGTCGCAGCTGAAAAAGCTGCGGAAAATGTGAAATCACTTCATAATATGTCAGCCGTTGACGTTTTCGTCAAAGGTGTTGGTCTTGGTCGTGATGCCGCTATCCGCGCAATGAGTTCATTTGAAATTTCTGTTGATAGTATCAAAGATGTGACTGGCGTACCTCACGGTGGCGTTCGTCCACGTAAGGCAAGGAGGGCGTAA